The genomic DNA TATATTCTATCATTTATAAGTTTAACTGTCTATCTGCATATGCTTAAAATGTGATTCGAAAATTATTCTATAATTTGCAATTACAATTCTACAATCTATGACTTGCACTTGTTTTAACACATTGTAGTAAAATATTCAGATATCTTAGCACCTTGACAGTAACATGCTTACATGAGTCATATAATGATGCAATAAAATAGTAATGTAATTAGTTTCTATCAGTCAGATTGTTTAGCAACTTGACAGGAACATGCTGGACAAAAACACCCCTTCTTTTTTTGGTATCTCGTTCAGTCTTAAAGATTCAACCTGAGAGGTGTCACTGCATTTAAGCATTATTTTAACAGTTACAGGTCATTTTACTGGATTCCCTCATTTTTACATGCATgaaggtgtgtgactgtgtttcatTTGTTAGTTATTAATCATAATTAACCCTATTGTTTTCGttctcattcttcttcttcctcctcttcttctcgtCTATAACAAACAGCAAAAACCATAAGGCCTAAAAACACCTAAACTGCCAGTTGAGTTTTAAATTGGCAGTTGAGTTTTAAATTGGCAGTTGAGTTGTAAATTGGCAGTTGAGTTGTAAACTGGCAGTTGAGTTGTAAATTGGCAGTTGAGTTGTAAACTGGTAGTTGAGTTGTAAACTGGCAGTTGAGTTGTACATTGGCAGTTGAGCTGTAAATTGGCAGTTGAGTTGTACATTGGTAGTTGAGTTGTAAATTGGCAGTTGAGTTGTACATTGGTAGTTGAGTTGTAAATTGGCAGTTGAGTTGTACATTGGCAGTTGAGTTGTAAATTGCACTCATTACTCAGGGACATAAAATGACCTTAAGGTGGTGCTGTAATCAAGTTTACATTTTTGCAATTATCTCAAAAACGGTATTGCTCAAAattgttttgtcattttaatcTCTCAAGTCTTCTGCTCTAAAAATGTCTCATTTTCCCACCATTTTCAAAAAATCGAAACTAGTCGGAGGCCGTTCATCCAATTCTCATGGAATTTCGGAATATGCTGACAGTAAGATGTAGTAGATGAAAGTAGACGTCTGTTATAATGCATCCCATCCAAGACCATTTGTCAGATTCTTCTGAAATGTAGTGTGAAGCATGTTCACACAAGTCCATGTTTACAAAATGGGTTTAAAGAAAATTCAAACCATCATTAAGAAATATTCAAATACATCATAGCAACATGACCTGCACTGAGAAGATAAACTTTGCATGTGTCCTCATAAAATCAGTACGAGCAACACTGCTttcagcagtatttcagcaaatgCCTTAATTTCATTATGAAATGATTACATTGCTTGGAGCCTTGACAATAGAAacagtttgagtgagtgagtgagtttggcAGATGAAAGGATGCTCTAAGGAGCAGTGGGTTAGGTCCACATCATGATATGAAAGGATGAAAGGATGCTCTACGTAGCAGCGGGTTAGGTCCACATCATGACATGAAAGGATGCTCTACGGAGCAGCGGGTTAGGTCCACATCATGATATGAAAGGATGCTCTACGGAGCAGCGGGTTAGGTCCACATCATGATATGAAAGGATGCTCTACGGAGCAGTGGGTTAGGTCCACATCATGATATGAAAGGATGAAAGGATGCTCTACATAGCAGCGGGTTAGGTCCACATCATGATATGAAAGGGTGCTCTACGGAGCAGTGGGTTAGGTCCACATCATGATATGCTGGAGGTCCCCAGCTTGAGTCCCCACATAAGCTCCACCTTCTGAACAACTGCTGAAATATAACCTACACTGCGGCATCAGTGAGATTACAAATAGCAATGATTTTCTCAAATGTTGGTAATCTCCCAAGTTTTTACTCTGTTTTAGTTGATCAGGGACTTCAAAGTCTGTATCACCAATTTTCAGTGCCATATCTCAAATATGAAGGATctaaacataattttttttttaactgcaaTCATTCATCGGAGTATGTCTTTCCTGGTGGTTCATTGGTAAGGTGTTTGTCTTTCAGTCCGAAGGTTCAGTGTTCAAGGCCTGATCCTACCACGGTATGTCCTGTCTCAATCTTTGAATCTCAATCTCAATTTTCAAATCCAAATTGGGAGAGCTAGTAATTTATACATTGTGAAAAAAGCCTTGTATGGTTACACTAAAGGCCTGATGAAGTGGCACCTATCCCTATCCTGGTTCATAAGGGTGTCAGGTCTGTCCCTATCCTGGTTCATAAGGGTGTCAGGTCTGTCCCTATCCTGGTCCTAAGGGTGTCAGGTCTGTCCCTATCCTGGTTCATAAGGGTGTCAGGTCTGTCCCTATCCTGGTTCATAAGGGTGTCAGGTCTGTCCCTATCCTGGTCCTAAGGGTGTCAGGTCTGTCCCTATCCTGGTTCATAAGGGTGTCAGGTCTGTCCCTATCTTGGTTCATAAGGGTGTCAGGTCTGTCCCTATCCTGGTTCATAAGGGTGTCAGGTCTGTCCTTATCCTGGTTCATAAGGGTGGCAGGTCTGTCCCTATCCTGGTCCTAAGGGTGTCAGGTCTGTCCCTATCCTGGTTCATAAGGGTGTCAGGTCTGTCCCTATCCTGGTTCATAAGGGTGTCAGGTCTGTCCCTATCCTGGTTCATAAGGGTGTCAGGTCTGTCCCTATCCTGGTTCATAAGGGTGTCAGGTCTGTCACTATCCTGTCAAAGAAATGCAAAAACTTCCCCACTCTTTCAGCCCCTCGCTCAGTTTTGATAATTTGTCAAActgatgcagtgggtggagttaggctcagagctgggggtgaacttACACTTTAAATAATGGAGGACTAATGCCTTTGAAGATAGTTCATAATATATTTAGcaaaagagatagacagacagacactttaTTGATGCCGAGGGAAATGTACTAACATTTACACTGCCTGCATCTCTTTCACAGAAACCCCTTCACCTTGTAAACCTCCATACCTCTACACAGCTGTGGaagacagatggagggagagaaggagcgagagagggagagaggggaagaaaaagagagtgatgaCATGGAGGACGGCACAGAGGGGGCAGCACTACTGTGGGAGAAGAGCTACCCTGAGGATGAGCTTGGCTTACCCATCATGCATTGGGAGGCTCTGGGCCTGCGGATCGAAGAACTCGAGaaacaagaggaggagaggagagaaaaggaggttGGATTCAAGCCGATGTTTCAAATGTTTAAACTCTTATGTTCGAGCATTAGAAATAATATATTCTAATGAGTTTCACAAACATCTCTATTGTAAACACCAGCCTGAGCTCATTAGTGCTTCTTGATGAGACGATGACCCCGAATTATAGCATGCCAAGTGGCCATGGGACCTATAATACATTGACCTCACTTGCACTGAATCTGTCATGGCAACATGTACGTCTCTGAAGCATGTCTGACCTTTTTCAGGGTGTTGGAAGACTTCCAGACTGGATAAAGCGTCAGGATCTGGGAATCCACAGAGACACCTGGGAAGACGGAGACGCCCTCAATAGCCGCGTGACTGCGCTCACGTCACGGTAGTACACATGCATCACTGCTGTGACGCCTCTACTATCTAATCCAGATGTGTCATTAACTCCTAATGGAGATTTGCTCTTGGTCTTATTGTTATGGTAttctttctgtatgtgttgGAGTAGTGGAATCATAACATGTTTAacatagaggagagagggctaGATGTACGTAAGCCAGAATAGCAAAGaatattcagaatcagaatcaggttttattggccaagtaagtttgcacaaacaaggaatttgacttggtaaagtgactctcataTTTAAGCAGTGTATACAATTCAGGATTGATCCCATATTTGTCAtgaggtacagtatgtgtttttgaTGTCTTACCCATTGAATTATAAAACAAATGTATGAGGAAATCTCACTTTGCATGTCCCCAGTTTTCAGAGTCATATGAATCTGCAGCTGTGCTTCATCAATGATAGTGAAAGCGAGGAGGACGATGTCAAGGAAGAAGTAAGAGAATCAGCTTTCACATATTTCTTCTGAGCTAATATGCTAATAATATTTGTTACAAAGCATTTGTGGTATGTTGCccgtacatatacatacatatacactcttTGTAGACAAGGGAAGAGGTTGGATACTGGTGGTATTACTTGCGTTGTTTATCCAAAAATTTGAGTCCATTTAATGAGTTATTTAATGGCCACCTATCCGGATGTCCTTCCGTGAGAGTTTGATGTAAGTAGATCATTACTATAACTAGCTAAACTGTCTTGCATTGCTGCTTAATATCCACTCTGCTGCCAGTGTAGTTGGAATACTTGTATCTGGagagcccccacacacaaaaccataGACAGCAGAATAATCCTTGTCTTAAACTGCTGCTAATATCAGTGCACCACATGTCCAAATCCCAAAGGAATAAAAGGACTCACTCTAGCCACCCAAATCACACTAAACCTTTCAATGCATTCTTGAAATATTTTACATCgttttaaaacagttaaaaatCAGTACCCCCCTCACGAACgcctgtttattattattattattattattattattattattgttgttgttgttgtgattattattattattattattattattattactttgcTCAAGAAAGTGTCAATGCTACTTTGTGTTATTTTTGATCTGCGTTGTCATGTTCTTCTGATATGCTCCTCTGAAGACT from Clupea harengus chromosome 18, Ch_v2.0.2, whole genome shotgun sequence includes the following:
- the si:dkey-6n21.12 gene encoding schwannomin-interacting protein 1 gives rise to the protein MEGEKERERERGEEKESDDMEDGTEGAALLWEKSYPEDELGLPIMHWEALGLRIEELEKQEEERREKEGVGRLPDWIKRQDLGIHRDTWEDGDALNSRVTALTSRFQSHMNLQLCFINDSESEEDDVKEETTKRAGKRLAQPASPKATRNKSKPTGFKMEVRAALNALRDKLWTEQKQENSSLHKKLNKKKPLGWSELQKLSLKELTALRTSLSKDIQDLSSELVGRLLSRDQLKTEQDAMLLEVQDMTAL